One genomic region from Anopheles bellator chromosome 2, idAnoBellAS_SP24_06.2, whole genome shotgun sequence encodes:
- the LOC131211836 gene encoding ecotropic viral integration site 5 ortholog isoform X2 — protein sequence MTLTVSESDSNSLRNPSMTETLPSSELSLLAKLEAANKLIESDSKSLNSLQSSAHSRKSSDTSQISLNSGASSVGEEDVWSTWASIVTDWEASQKRKGPTVRELVRKGIPHHFRAIVWQLLCGASDADKKQYAEYIKATSACEKVIRRDIARTYPEHDFFKEKDGLGQEALFNVMKAYSLHDREVGYCQGSGFIVGLLLMQMPEEEAFAVLVQIMQQYRMRDMFKPSMAELGLCMYQLENIVQEQIPELHLHFQSQSFQTSMYASSWFLTLYTTALNLTLSCRIMDVFLSEGMEFIFKVAIALLTIGKDTLLSLDMEAMLKYFQKELPQKVENDADGLFNLAFQVKINTKKMKKMEKEYADLRKKEQEEMVELRRLRSENRLLKKRNELLEAESAELADRLVRGQVSRAEEEETSYAIQSELLALRRTHLEVSHQLETANEEVRALSLRLQENNNSRQNSFDELIMKEEALKQRDEMVSCLLEELVKVRQGLAESEDVIRNLKTKIQELEEDKKRLRETTTDNSVAHLQDELIASKLREAEASLSLKDLKQRVQELSSQWQRQLSEQRNDPTQSSDSGAKKLLFWESGRSQDLQKLEEELMTTRIREMETLTELKELRLKVMELETQVQVSTNQLRRQDEESKKLKEELEEALVRERELANKAREQQHRYSDLESRMKDELMNVKIKFTEQSQTVAELKQEISRLETKNSEMLAEGELRSNLDESDRVRDLQDKVAELKAELTAIKSRGTALNLRKIKSTSIQSIDSNEIDFAEIQLSSKMHIPGPAASSSGSPS from the exons ATGACCCTCACGGTGTCGGAATCGGACAGCAATAGTCTAAGAAATCCGAGCATGACCGAAACTCTACCCAGCTCTGAACTATCCTTACTAGCCAAACTGGAGGCCGCCAACAAGCTGATCGAGAGTGACTCGAAGAGTCTAAACTCACTCCAAAGCTCGGCGCACAGCCGCAAAAGCTCCGACACGAGCCAAATAAGTCTGAATTCGGGCGCTTCGTCCGTCGGCGAAGAAGATGTGTGGTCGACTTGGGCCAGCATCGTCACGGACTGGGAGGCCAGCCAGAAGCGTAAAGGCCCCACAGTGCGGGAACTGGTGCGCAAAGGCATACCACACCACTTCCGAGCGATCGTATGGCAGCTGCTGTGCGGGGCATCTGACGCTGATAAGAAGCAGTACGCCGAGTACATAAAGGCGACGAGCGCCTGTGAGAAGGTGATCCGGCGAGACATTGCCCGCACCTACCCGGAGCATGACTTCTTCAAGGAGAAGGATGGGCTCGGCCAAGAGGCACTGTTCAACGTGATGAAGGCGTACTCGTTGCACGATCGCGAGGTTGGTTACTGCCAGGGTTCTGGCTTTATTGTCGGATTGTTGTTAATGCAG ATGCCAGAGGAGGAAGCGTTCGCGGTGTTGGTGCAAATAATGCAGCAGTATCGTATGCGCGACATGTTCAAACCATCTATGGCCGAGCTGGGCTTGTGCATGTACCAGCTGGAAAATATCGTACAGGAGCAAATACCCGAGCTACATCTACACTTCCAATCGCAAAGCTTCCAAACATCCATGTATGCCTCGAGCTGGTTCCTTACGCTGTACACCACCGCCCTCAATCTCACGCTCAGCTGCCGTATCATGGACGTGTTCCTATCCGAGGGTATGGAGTTCATTTTTAAGGTTGCCATCGCGCTGCTGACCATCGGCAAGGACACGCTGCTTTCACTGGATATGGAGGCAATGCTAAAG TACTTCCAAAAGGAGCTTCCACAGAAGGTAGAAAACGATGCTGACGGGCTGTTCAATCTCGCGTTTCAAGTGAAGATCAATacgaaaaagatgaaaaaaatggaaaaggagTACGCTGACttgcgaaagaaagaacaGGAAGAAATGGTGGAGCTGAGA CGGCTAAGGAGCGAGAATCGTTTGCTCAAGAAACGGAACGAGCTGCTCGAGGCCGAAAGTGCGGAACTCGCGGATCGACTCGTGCGGGGACAGGTATCGAGGGCAGAAGAGGAGGAAACCAGTTATGCGATTCAATCCGAGCTACTGGCACTGCGGCGAACTCATCTCGAAGTGTCACATCAACTGGAAACTGCCAACGAGGAAGTGCGGGCACTCAGTTTGAGATTGCAAGAGAAT AACAACTCTCGCCAGAACTCATTTGACGAGCTGATTATGAAGGAAGAGGCACTGAAACAGCGCGACGAAATGGTTTCTTGCTTGCTGGAAGAGTTGGTTAAGGTGCGACAGGGGCTGGCCGAGAGCGAAGATGTGATTCGCAATTTAAAGACCAAAATTCAGGAACTGGAAGAG GACAAGAAAAGATTGCGTGAAACGACCACGGACAACTCGGTGGCTCATCTGCAGGACGAGCTGATTGCAAGTAAACTTCGTGAAGCGGAGGCAAGTCTGTCGCTGAAAGATCTTAAGCAACGCGTGCAAGAACTCAGCAGTCAGTGGCAGCGGCAGTTATCCGAGCAGCGCAATGATCCGACTCAGAGCAGCGATTCAGGGGCGAAAAAGTTGTTGTTCTGGGAATCGGGTCGTTCACAGGACTTGCAGAAGCTTGAAGAGGAACTCATGACCACACGGATACGGGAGATGGAAACGTTGACCGAGCTGAAAGAGCTACGACTGAAAGTGATGGAGCTGGAGACGCAGGTCCAGGTATCGACTAACCAATTGCGACGACAAGATGAGGAGAGTAAGAAGCTGAAGGAAGAGTTAGAGGAAGCATTGGTTCGCGAGCGCGAGTTGGCCAACAAGGCAAGGGAACAACAGCACCGTTACTCCGATCTCGAATCTCGCATGAAAGACGAGTTGATGAATGTGAAGATTAAGTTTACTGAGCAAAGTCAAACAGTGGCGGAGCTGAAGCAGGAAATTTCAAGACTGGAAACTAAG AACTCGGAAATGTTAGCTGAGGGTGAGCTGCGATCTAATTTGGACGAGTCGGATCGCGTCCGTGATCTGCAAGACAAAGTCGCAGAGCTAAAGGCTGAG CTAACTGCCATCAAGAGCCGTGGGACGGCGTTAAACCTGCGGAAAATTAAAAGTACCTCGATACAATCGATTGATTCGAACGAGATTGATTTTGCCGAGATTCAGCTTTCATCCAAAATGCACATTCCTgggccagcagccagcagttCCGGTTCCCCATCATGA
- the LOC131211836 gene encoding ecotropic viral integration site 5 ortholog isoform X1 — MTLTVSESDSNSLRNPSMTETLPSSELSLLAKLEAANKLIESDSKSLNSLQSSAHSRKSSDTSQISLNSGASSVGEEDVWSTWASIVTDWEASQKRKGPTVRELVRKGIPHHFRAIVWQLLCGASDADKKQYAEYIKATSACEKVIRRDIARTYPEHDFFKEKDGLGQEALFNVMKAYSLHDREVGYCQGSGFIVGLLLMQMPEEEAFAVLVQIMQQYRMRDMFKPSMAELGLCMYQLENIVQEQIPELHLHFQSQSFQTSMYASSWFLTLYTTALNLTLSCRIMDVFLSEGMEFIFKVAIALLTIGKDTLLSLDMEAMLKYFQKELPQKVENDADGLFNLAFQVKINTKKMKKMEKEYADLRKKEQEEMVELRRLRSENRLLKKRNELLEAESAELADRLVRGQVSRAEEEETSYAIQSELLALRRTHLEVSHQLETANEEVRALSLRLQENNPENSLESNNSRQNSFDELIMKEEALKQRDEMVSCLLEELVKVRQGLAESEDVIRNLKTKIQELEEDKKRLRETTTDNSVAHLQDELIASKLREAEASLSLKDLKQRVQELSSQWQRQLSEQRNDPTQSSDSGAKKLLFWESGRSQDLQKLEEELMTTRIREMETLTELKELRLKVMELETQVQVSTNQLRRQDEESKKLKEELEEALVRERELANKAREQQHRYSDLESRMKDELMNVKIKFTEQSQTVAELKQEISRLETKNSEMLAEGELRSNLDESDRVRDLQDKVAELKAELTAIKSRGTALNLRKIKSTSIQSIDSNEIDFAEIQLSSKMHIPGPAASSSGSPS, encoded by the exons ATGACCCTCACGGTGTCGGAATCGGACAGCAATAGTCTAAGAAATCCGAGCATGACCGAAACTCTACCCAGCTCTGAACTATCCTTACTAGCCAAACTGGAGGCCGCCAACAAGCTGATCGAGAGTGACTCGAAGAGTCTAAACTCACTCCAAAGCTCGGCGCACAGCCGCAAAAGCTCCGACACGAGCCAAATAAGTCTGAATTCGGGCGCTTCGTCCGTCGGCGAAGAAGATGTGTGGTCGACTTGGGCCAGCATCGTCACGGACTGGGAGGCCAGCCAGAAGCGTAAAGGCCCCACAGTGCGGGAACTGGTGCGCAAAGGCATACCACACCACTTCCGAGCGATCGTATGGCAGCTGCTGTGCGGGGCATCTGACGCTGATAAGAAGCAGTACGCCGAGTACATAAAGGCGACGAGCGCCTGTGAGAAGGTGATCCGGCGAGACATTGCCCGCACCTACCCGGAGCATGACTTCTTCAAGGAGAAGGATGGGCTCGGCCAAGAGGCACTGTTCAACGTGATGAAGGCGTACTCGTTGCACGATCGCGAGGTTGGTTACTGCCAGGGTTCTGGCTTTATTGTCGGATTGTTGTTAATGCAG ATGCCAGAGGAGGAAGCGTTCGCGGTGTTGGTGCAAATAATGCAGCAGTATCGTATGCGCGACATGTTCAAACCATCTATGGCCGAGCTGGGCTTGTGCATGTACCAGCTGGAAAATATCGTACAGGAGCAAATACCCGAGCTACATCTACACTTCCAATCGCAAAGCTTCCAAACATCCATGTATGCCTCGAGCTGGTTCCTTACGCTGTACACCACCGCCCTCAATCTCACGCTCAGCTGCCGTATCATGGACGTGTTCCTATCCGAGGGTATGGAGTTCATTTTTAAGGTTGCCATCGCGCTGCTGACCATCGGCAAGGACACGCTGCTTTCACTGGATATGGAGGCAATGCTAAAG TACTTCCAAAAGGAGCTTCCACAGAAGGTAGAAAACGATGCTGACGGGCTGTTCAATCTCGCGTTTCAAGTGAAGATCAATacgaaaaagatgaaaaaaatggaaaaggagTACGCTGACttgcgaaagaaagaacaGGAAGAAATGGTGGAGCTGAGA CGGCTAAGGAGCGAGAATCGTTTGCTCAAGAAACGGAACGAGCTGCTCGAGGCCGAAAGTGCGGAACTCGCGGATCGACTCGTGCGGGGACAGGTATCGAGGGCAGAAGAGGAGGAAACCAGTTATGCGATTCAATCCGAGCTACTGGCACTGCGGCGAACTCATCTCGAAGTGTCACATCAACTGGAAACTGCCAACGAGGAAGTGCGGGCACTCAGTTTGAGATTGCAAGAGAAT AATCCCGAGAATTCTCTCGAATCC AACAACTCTCGCCAGAACTCATTTGACGAGCTGATTATGAAGGAAGAGGCACTGAAACAGCGCGACGAAATGGTTTCTTGCTTGCTGGAAGAGTTGGTTAAGGTGCGACAGGGGCTGGCCGAGAGCGAAGATGTGATTCGCAATTTAAAGACCAAAATTCAGGAACTGGAAGAG GACAAGAAAAGATTGCGTGAAACGACCACGGACAACTCGGTGGCTCATCTGCAGGACGAGCTGATTGCAAGTAAACTTCGTGAAGCGGAGGCAAGTCTGTCGCTGAAAGATCTTAAGCAACGCGTGCAAGAACTCAGCAGTCAGTGGCAGCGGCAGTTATCCGAGCAGCGCAATGATCCGACTCAGAGCAGCGATTCAGGGGCGAAAAAGTTGTTGTTCTGGGAATCGGGTCGTTCACAGGACTTGCAGAAGCTTGAAGAGGAACTCATGACCACACGGATACGGGAGATGGAAACGTTGACCGAGCTGAAAGAGCTACGACTGAAAGTGATGGAGCTGGAGACGCAGGTCCAGGTATCGACTAACCAATTGCGACGACAAGATGAGGAGAGTAAGAAGCTGAAGGAAGAGTTAGAGGAAGCATTGGTTCGCGAGCGCGAGTTGGCCAACAAGGCAAGGGAACAACAGCACCGTTACTCCGATCTCGAATCTCGCATGAAAGACGAGTTGATGAATGTGAAGATTAAGTTTACTGAGCAAAGTCAAACAGTGGCGGAGCTGAAGCAGGAAATTTCAAGACTGGAAACTAAG AACTCGGAAATGTTAGCTGAGGGTGAGCTGCGATCTAATTTGGACGAGTCGGATCGCGTCCGTGATCTGCAAGACAAAGTCGCAGAGCTAAAGGCTGAG CTAACTGCCATCAAGAGCCGTGGGACGGCGTTAAACCTGCGGAAAATTAAAAGTACCTCGATACAATCGATTGATTCGAACGAGATTGATTTTGCCGAGATTCAGCTTTCATCCAAAATGCACATTCCTgggccagcagccagcagttCCGGTTCCCCATCATGA
- the LOC131211836 gene encoding ecotropic viral integration site 5 ortholog isoform X4, with product MTLTVSESDSNSLRNPSMTETLPSSELSLLAKLEAANKLIESDSKSLNSLQSSAHSRKSSDTSQISLNSGASSVGEEDVWSTWASIVTDWEASQKRKGPTVRELVRKGIPHHFRAIVWQLLCGASDADKKQYAEYIKATSACEKVIRRDIARTYPEHDFFKEKDGLGQEALFNVMKAYSLHDREVGYCQGSGFIVGLLLMQMPEEEAFAVLVQIMQQYRMRDMFKPSMAELGLCMYQLENIVQEQIPELHLHFQSQSFQTSMYASSWFLTLYTTALNLTLSCRIMDVFLSEGMEFIFKVAIALLTIGKDTLLSLDMEAMLKYFQKELPQKVENDADGLFNLAFQVKINTKKMKKMEKEYADLRKKEQEEMVELRRLRSENRLLKKRNELLEAESAELADRLVRGQVSRAEEEETSYAIQSELLALRRTHLEVSHQLETANEEVRALSLRLQENNSLESNNSRQNSFDELIMKEEALKQRDEMVSCLLEELVKVRQGLAESEDVIRNLKTKIQELEEDKKRLRETTTDNSVAHLQDELIASKLREAEASLSLKDLKQRVQELSSQWQRQLSEQRNDPTQSSDSGAKKLLFWESGRSQDLQKLEEELMTTRIREMETLTELKELRLKVMELETQVQVSTNQLRRQDEESKKLKEELEEALVRERELANKAREQQHRYSDLESRMKDELMNVKIKFTEQSQTVAELKQEISRLETKNSEMLAEGELRSNLDESDRVRDLQDKVAELKAELTAIKSRGTALNLRKIKSTSIQSIDSNEIDFSDLNLLQR from the exons ATGACCCTCACGGTGTCGGAATCGGACAGCAATAGTCTAAGAAATCCGAGCATGACCGAAACTCTACCCAGCTCTGAACTATCCTTACTAGCCAAACTGGAGGCCGCCAACAAGCTGATCGAGAGTGACTCGAAGAGTCTAAACTCACTCCAAAGCTCGGCGCACAGCCGCAAAAGCTCCGACACGAGCCAAATAAGTCTGAATTCGGGCGCTTCGTCCGTCGGCGAAGAAGATGTGTGGTCGACTTGGGCCAGCATCGTCACGGACTGGGAGGCCAGCCAGAAGCGTAAAGGCCCCACAGTGCGGGAACTGGTGCGCAAAGGCATACCACACCACTTCCGAGCGATCGTATGGCAGCTGCTGTGCGGGGCATCTGACGCTGATAAGAAGCAGTACGCCGAGTACATAAAGGCGACGAGCGCCTGTGAGAAGGTGATCCGGCGAGACATTGCCCGCACCTACCCGGAGCATGACTTCTTCAAGGAGAAGGATGGGCTCGGCCAAGAGGCACTGTTCAACGTGATGAAGGCGTACTCGTTGCACGATCGCGAGGTTGGTTACTGCCAGGGTTCTGGCTTTATTGTCGGATTGTTGTTAATGCAG ATGCCAGAGGAGGAAGCGTTCGCGGTGTTGGTGCAAATAATGCAGCAGTATCGTATGCGCGACATGTTCAAACCATCTATGGCCGAGCTGGGCTTGTGCATGTACCAGCTGGAAAATATCGTACAGGAGCAAATACCCGAGCTACATCTACACTTCCAATCGCAAAGCTTCCAAACATCCATGTATGCCTCGAGCTGGTTCCTTACGCTGTACACCACCGCCCTCAATCTCACGCTCAGCTGCCGTATCATGGACGTGTTCCTATCCGAGGGTATGGAGTTCATTTTTAAGGTTGCCATCGCGCTGCTGACCATCGGCAAGGACACGCTGCTTTCACTGGATATGGAGGCAATGCTAAAG TACTTCCAAAAGGAGCTTCCACAGAAGGTAGAAAACGATGCTGACGGGCTGTTCAATCTCGCGTTTCAAGTGAAGATCAATacgaaaaagatgaaaaaaatggaaaaggagTACGCTGACttgcgaaagaaagaacaGGAAGAAATGGTGGAGCTGAGA CGGCTAAGGAGCGAGAATCGTTTGCTCAAGAAACGGAACGAGCTGCTCGAGGCCGAAAGTGCGGAACTCGCGGATCGACTCGTGCGGGGACAGGTATCGAGGGCAGAAGAGGAGGAAACCAGTTATGCGATTCAATCCGAGCTACTGGCACTGCGGCGAACTCATCTCGAAGTGTCACATCAACTGGAAACTGCCAACGAGGAAGTGCGGGCACTCAGTTTGAGATTGCAAGAGAAT AATTCTCTCGAATCC AACAACTCTCGCCAGAACTCATTTGACGAGCTGATTATGAAGGAAGAGGCACTGAAACAGCGCGACGAAATGGTTTCTTGCTTGCTGGAAGAGTTGGTTAAGGTGCGACAGGGGCTGGCCGAGAGCGAAGATGTGATTCGCAATTTAAAGACCAAAATTCAGGAACTGGAAGAG GACAAGAAAAGATTGCGTGAAACGACCACGGACAACTCGGTGGCTCATCTGCAGGACGAGCTGATTGCAAGTAAACTTCGTGAAGCGGAGGCAAGTCTGTCGCTGAAAGATCTTAAGCAACGCGTGCAAGAACTCAGCAGTCAGTGGCAGCGGCAGTTATCCGAGCAGCGCAATGATCCGACTCAGAGCAGCGATTCAGGGGCGAAAAAGTTGTTGTTCTGGGAATCGGGTCGTTCACAGGACTTGCAGAAGCTTGAAGAGGAACTCATGACCACACGGATACGGGAGATGGAAACGTTGACCGAGCTGAAAGAGCTACGACTGAAAGTGATGGAGCTGGAGACGCAGGTCCAGGTATCGACTAACCAATTGCGACGACAAGATGAGGAGAGTAAGAAGCTGAAGGAAGAGTTAGAGGAAGCATTGGTTCGCGAGCGCGAGTTGGCCAACAAGGCAAGGGAACAACAGCACCGTTACTCCGATCTCGAATCTCGCATGAAAGACGAGTTGATGAATGTGAAGATTAAGTTTACTGAGCAAAGTCAAACAGTGGCGGAGCTGAAGCAGGAAATTTCAAGACTGGAAACTAAG AACTCGGAAATGTTAGCTGAGGGTGAGCTGCGATCTAATTTGGACGAGTCGGATCGCGTCCGTGATCTGCAAGACAAAGTCGCAGAGCTAAAGGCTGAG CTAACTGCCATCAAGAGCCGTGGGACGGCGTTAAACCTGCGGAAAATTAAAAGTACCTCGATACAATCGATTGATTCGAACGAGATTGATTTT
- the LOC131211836 gene encoding ecotropic viral integration site 5 ortholog isoform X3, with amino-acid sequence MTLTVSESDSNSLRNPSMTETLPSSELSLLAKLEAANKLIESDSKSLNSLQSSAHSRKSSDTSQISLNSGASSVGEEDVWSTWASIVTDWEASQKRKGPTVRELVRKGIPHHFRAIVWQLLCGASDADKKQYAEYIKATSACEKVIRRDIARTYPEHDFFKEKDGLGQEALFNVMKAYSLHDREVGYCQGSGFIVGLLLMQMPEEEAFAVLVQIMQQYRMRDMFKPSMAELGLCMYQLENIVQEQIPELHLHFQSQSFQTSMYASSWFLTLYTTALNLTLSCRIMDVFLSEGMEFIFKVAIALLTIGKDTLLSLDMEAMLKYFQKELPQKVENDADGLFNLAFQVKINTKKMKKMEKEYADLRKKEQEEMVELRRLRSENRLLKKRNELLEAESAELADRLVRGQVSRAEEEETSYAIQSELLALRRTHLEVSHQLETANEEVRALSLRLQENNNSRQNSFDELIMKEEALKQRDEMVSCLLEELVKVRQGLAESEDVIRNLKTKIQELEEDKKRLRETTTDNSVAHLQDELIASKLREAEASLSLKDLKQRVQELSSQWQRQLSEQRNDPTQSSDSGAKKLLFWESGRSQDLQKLEEELMTTRIREMETLTELKELRLKVMELETQVQVSTNQLRRQDEESKKLKEELEEALVRERELANKAREQQHRYSDLESRMKDELMNVKIKFTEQSQTVAELKQEISRLETKNSEMLAEGELRSNLDESDRVRDLQDKVAELKAELTAIKSRGTALNLRKIKSTSIQSIDSNEIDFSDLNLLQR; translated from the exons ATGACCCTCACGGTGTCGGAATCGGACAGCAATAGTCTAAGAAATCCGAGCATGACCGAAACTCTACCCAGCTCTGAACTATCCTTACTAGCCAAACTGGAGGCCGCCAACAAGCTGATCGAGAGTGACTCGAAGAGTCTAAACTCACTCCAAAGCTCGGCGCACAGCCGCAAAAGCTCCGACACGAGCCAAATAAGTCTGAATTCGGGCGCTTCGTCCGTCGGCGAAGAAGATGTGTGGTCGACTTGGGCCAGCATCGTCACGGACTGGGAGGCCAGCCAGAAGCGTAAAGGCCCCACAGTGCGGGAACTGGTGCGCAAAGGCATACCACACCACTTCCGAGCGATCGTATGGCAGCTGCTGTGCGGGGCATCTGACGCTGATAAGAAGCAGTACGCCGAGTACATAAAGGCGACGAGCGCCTGTGAGAAGGTGATCCGGCGAGACATTGCCCGCACCTACCCGGAGCATGACTTCTTCAAGGAGAAGGATGGGCTCGGCCAAGAGGCACTGTTCAACGTGATGAAGGCGTACTCGTTGCACGATCGCGAGGTTGGTTACTGCCAGGGTTCTGGCTTTATTGTCGGATTGTTGTTAATGCAG ATGCCAGAGGAGGAAGCGTTCGCGGTGTTGGTGCAAATAATGCAGCAGTATCGTATGCGCGACATGTTCAAACCATCTATGGCCGAGCTGGGCTTGTGCATGTACCAGCTGGAAAATATCGTACAGGAGCAAATACCCGAGCTACATCTACACTTCCAATCGCAAAGCTTCCAAACATCCATGTATGCCTCGAGCTGGTTCCTTACGCTGTACACCACCGCCCTCAATCTCACGCTCAGCTGCCGTATCATGGACGTGTTCCTATCCGAGGGTATGGAGTTCATTTTTAAGGTTGCCATCGCGCTGCTGACCATCGGCAAGGACACGCTGCTTTCACTGGATATGGAGGCAATGCTAAAG TACTTCCAAAAGGAGCTTCCACAGAAGGTAGAAAACGATGCTGACGGGCTGTTCAATCTCGCGTTTCAAGTGAAGATCAATacgaaaaagatgaaaaaaatggaaaaggagTACGCTGACttgcgaaagaaagaacaGGAAGAAATGGTGGAGCTGAGA CGGCTAAGGAGCGAGAATCGTTTGCTCAAGAAACGGAACGAGCTGCTCGAGGCCGAAAGTGCGGAACTCGCGGATCGACTCGTGCGGGGACAGGTATCGAGGGCAGAAGAGGAGGAAACCAGTTATGCGATTCAATCCGAGCTACTGGCACTGCGGCGAACTCATCTCGAAGTGTCACATCAACTGGAAACTGCCAACGAGGAAGTGCGGGCACTCAGTTTGAGATTGCAAGAGAAT AACAACTCTCGCCAGAACTCATTTGACGAGCTGATTATGAAGGAAGAGGCACTGAAACAGCGCGACGAAATGGTTTCTTGCTTGCTGGAAGAGTTGGTTAAGGTGCGACAGGGGCTGGCCGAGAGCGAAGATGTGATTCGCAATTTAAAGACCAAAATTCAGGAACTGGAAGAG GACAAGAAAAGATTGCGTGAAACGACCACGGACAACTCGGTGGCTCATCTGCAGGACGAGCTGATTGCAAGTAAACTTCGTGAAGCGGAGGCAAGTCTGTCGCTGAAAGATCTTAAGCAACGCGTGCAAGAACTCAGCAGTCAGTGGCAGCGGCAGTTATCCGAGCAGCGCAATGATCCGACTCAGAGCAGCGATTCAGGGGCGAAAAAGTTGTTGTTCTGGGAATCGGGTCGTTCACAGGACTTGCAGAAGCTTGAAGAGGAACTCATGACCACACGGATACGGGAGATGGAAACGTTGACCGAGCTGAAAGAGCTACGACTGAAAGTGATGGAGCTGGAGACGCAGGTCCAGGTATCGACTAACCAATTGCGACGACAAGATGAGGAGAGTAAGAAGCTGAAGGAAGAGTTAGAGGAAGCATTGGTTCGCGAGCGCGAGTTGGCCAACAAGGCAAGGGAACAACAGCACCGTTACTCCGATCTCGAATCTCGCATGAAAGACGAGTTGATGAATGTGAAGATTAAGTTTACTGAGCAAAGTCAAACAGTGGCGGAGCTGAAGCAGGAAATTTCAAGACTGGAAACTAAG AACTCGGAAATGTTAGCTGAGGGTGAGCTGCGATCTAATTTGGACGAGTCGGATCGCGTCCGTGATCTGCAAGACAAAGTCGCAGAGCTAAAGGCTGAG CTAACTGCCATCAAGAGCCGTGGGACGGCGTTAAACCTGCGGAAAATTAAAAGTACCTCGATACAATCGATTGATTCGAACGAGATTGATTTT